The genomic region CGCCGAGCGCACCCAGCCGGGCGGGTGGCGCTCGACGACCACGACGCCGCCCGGCGCCACGTGGCGGGCGCAGGCGGCGAGCAGGCGGTGGCGCAGGGCGTCGTCGACGCTGTTGACGAGGTGGCTGGCGAGGACGACGGCGTCGAAGCGGCGGCCGAGGTCGAGCTCGCCGGCGTCGGCCAGCACGGTCGCCGCGCCCCGCACGCCGGCCAGCATCTCGGGCGACTCGTCCACCGCCGTCACCCGGTGGCCGAGGGCGACCAGGGGGTGGGTGACCCGGCCGGCCCCGCACCCGAGCTCGAGGATCTCCGCCCCCGGCCCCGCCGCAGCGGACACGATCGCCGCCTCCCGGTCGCCCCGCAGCC from Acidimicrobiales bacterium harbors:
- a CDS encoding class I SAM-dependent methyltransferase; translated protein: MADGVAADGSPVEVYRRLRGDREAAIVSAAAGPGAEILELGCGAGRVTHPLVALGHRVTAVDESPEMLAGVRGAATVLADAGELDLGRRFDAVVLASHLVNSVDDALRHRLLAACARHVAPGGVVVVERHPPGWVRSA